From the genome of Lotus japonicus ecotype B-129 chromosome 6, LjGifu_v1.2, one region includes:
- the LOC130724772 gene encoding uncharacterized protein LOC130724772, with the protein MWPIARNLVNVHVWHSGKFVSEPSLNYLNGICFTVDKWDVDEINSIDLGKVVKRLGYVSFNIWYRHPDFGLSSGCKPFRDDGDVVAFLNDGVYGGQLLTAVGKDGNNRMFPIAFAVVEAETRDSWEWFVSLLLDDLNTIQSRRWSFISDQQKGLVPTLAALSEDVDHRVCVRHVYGNWRKKYPGEEMKNALWSAARSCTVPQFDRAMQKLKEMNEEAWKELCEIPLKQWAKAHFSTHSLCDLQVNNMCEAFNMAILEHRDKPIISLIEGLKHYISSRIVKQRDLMLRYKGNICPMIQEKLEAHKLAAQNWAPHWNGDTLNSKFEVTDGTNKYRVELAKNHCACRRWDLTGIPCCHAIPCMWHNRTHPEEYVDNYYR; encoded by the exons ATGTG GCCCATTGCTAGAAATTTAGTAAATGTCCATGTCTGGCATAGTGGCAAGTTTGTGTCAGAACCTAGTCTGAATTATTTAAATGGTATATGTTTTACTGTTGACAAATGGGATGTAGATGAGATAAATTCCATTGATTTAGGCAAAGTTGTAAAAAGGTTGGGGTATGTCTCATTTAATATATGGTATAGACACCCTGATTTTGGACTTTCTAGTGGTTGTAAGCCATTTAGGGATGATGGAGATGTGGTGGCTTTTCTGAATGAT GGTGTTTATGGTGGACAGCTGCTTACTGCTGTTGGTAAGGATGGGAACAACCGGATGTTCCCAATTGCCTTTGCTGTTGTTGAGGCTGAGACTAGAGATTCATGGGAATGGTTTGTGTCCCTATTACTGGATGATCTGAACACAATACAATCAAGGAGGTGGTCATTTATTTCAGATCAACAGAAG GGCTTGGTTCCCACCTTAGCAGCATTGAGTGAAGATGTGGACCATAGAGTATGTGTTAGGCATGTTTATGGAAACTGGAGAAAGAAGTATCCAGGAGAGGAAATGAAAAATGCACTATGGTCAGCTGCTAGATCATGCACTGTGCCTCAATTTGACAGGGCAATGCAAAAGCTTAAGGAGATGAATGAAGAAGCATGGAAGGAGCTATGTGAGATACCTCTTAAGCAGTGGGCAAAAGCACATTTTAGTACTCATTCTTTGTGTGACCTGCAAGTGAACAACATGTGCGAAGCTTTCAACATGGCAATTCTGGAACACAGGGATAAACCCATCATATCACTCATTGAAGGCCTAAAGCACTACATCAGCTCTCGGATTGTGAAGCAGAGGGACTTAATGTTGAGGTACAAGGGAAACATATGCCCCATGATTCAGGAGAAATTGGAGGCTCACAAGTTAGCAGCACAAAACTGGGCACCACATTGGAATGGTGATACCCttaattcaaaatttgaggttACAGATGGGACTAACAAGTATCGTGTGGAGCTGGCCAAAAATCATTGTGCATGTAGGAGATGGGATTTGACAGGTATCCCATGCTGCCATGCTATTCCTTGCATGTGGCATAACCGTACTCACCCTGAAGAATATGTGGACAACTACTATAGGTAA
- the LOC130724773 gene encoding uncharacterized protein LOC130724773, whose product MGGESHISGCSSVTTGSSRRRVFCKCGVQAPLVTTWSNENGNIGRRFYGCGKFQEQKMRQCDFFVWYDENEGNPRDKKIIAGLLRRIEGMKKSQAVLMKFCVLGWSFCAVLLIVTVSLMLKLMK is encoded by the exons ATGGGTGGAGAAAGCCATATCTCGGGATGTAGCTCTGTGACTACTGGGTCTTCTCGGAGGAGGGTTTTCTGCAAGTGTGGAGTTCAGGCACCGTTGGTCACTACTTGGTCGAACGAAAATGGCAACATTGGAAGGCGCTTCTATGGGTGTGGAAAGTTCCAG GAACAAAAGATGAGGCAATGTGATTTTTTTGTGTGGTATGATGAGAATGAAGGCAACCCACGTGACAAGAAGATAATTGCAGGCCTTCTTCGTAGAATTGAGGGGATGAAGAAGAGCCAAGCTGTGTTGATGAAGTTTTGTGTTCTAGGATGGTCCTTTTGTGCAGTTCTGTTGATTGTAACTGTGTCACTAATGTTGAAACTGATGAAGTAg